A DNA window from Helianthus annuus cultivar XRQ/B chromosome 15, HanXRQr2.0-SUNRISE, whole genome shotgun sequence contains the following coding sequences:
- the LOC110865857 gene encoding ADP-ribosylation factor GTPase-activating protein AGD12: MATTRALVMIRTGKKKLKDLLQQSDNRTCADCGAHDPKWASPTIGVFICLKCCGGHRLLGPNISKVLSVTIDEWTDEEIDAMIEVGGNSSANAIYEAHVPDGVKPGPDASSEQRNKYIRSKYEHQEFLKPGLKISNRSVPQPSPPKENSFHAPSSSSNPTPKPECLDGAIGHLKITVLQGANLAVRDMLSSDPYVVLQLGEQKAQTTIMRSNLNPIWNEDLMLAVPEDYGPVKLQVFDYDRFSADDIMGEAEIDIAPMLTSAMAYGDASMFGDMQIGKWLKSHDNALLEDSTVNIVDGKVKQEVSLQLQNVESGMIYLEIEWIPP; encoded by the exons ATggccaccactagagcactagtgatgATTCGAACAG GTAAGAAAAAATTAAAAGATCTACTGCAGCAAAGTGATAATCGTACTTGTGCTGATTGTGGTGCGCACGACCCTAAATGGGC GTCACCCACCATTGGAGTGTTTATATGCTTGAAATGCTGTGGTGGGCACAGACTTCTTGGTCCAAATATTTCAAAG GTTTTATCAGTGACAATTGATGAGTGGACCGATGAAGAAATCGATGCCATGATCGAAGTTGGAGGAAATAGTTCTGCAAATGCAATATATGAAGCCCATGTTCCCGACGGAGTTAAGCCTGGGCCAGATGCTAGCAGTGAGCAACGTAACAAGTATATCAG GTCCAAGTATGAGCATCAAGAGTTCTTAAAACCAGGTTTAAAGATCTCAAATAGGAGCGTGCCCCAACCGAGTCCACCCAAAGAGAATAGTTTTCATGCTCCAAGTTCAAGTTCAAATCCAACGCCAAAACCT GAATGCTTGGATGGAGCTATTGGACACTTGAAGATCACAGTTCTTCAAGGCGCAAATCTAGCTGTCCGCGATATGCTTTCAAGTGATCCTTATGTTGTTCTTCAACTAGGAGAGCAG AAGGCCCAAACTACCAtcatgaggagcaacttgaatcCAATCTGGAATGAAGACCTAATGCTCGCCGTCCCTGAGGACTATGGGCCCGTTAAATTG CAAGTGTTTGATTACGATAGATTCTCGGCTGATGATATAATGGGGGAAGCAGAAATCGACATTGCGCCAATGCTGACATCAGCAATGGCATACGGAGACGCTTCAATGTTTGGGGACATGCAGATAGGTAAGTGGCTGAAATCACACGACAACGCACTGCTAGAAGACAGCACTGTAAATATAGTTGACGGGAAGGTAAAACAAGAGGTTTCACTTCAACTGCAGAATGTAGAATCCGGGATGATATATCTTGAAATAGAGTGGATACCCCCTTAA